TGGCCTGATCAATCCATAATCCAATCAAATCCAAAGTGAATTGTCCCACTTTTTCTGGAAGAACCTTATCATGAAAAATTGACCAAGATGTCATAAACAGACTGGCTGCTGATGGAATCGTTTCTATTGGATCACGGTGTAGATGGATAATACAGGCATCAGGGTAGACCTGCATCAAAGATTTCAGTGAACGAAGATGCCCCGGGGCTTTCAATACCCACCTCTCCCCACGATTCCGGTATTGAAGCAATTGAAGTTGTTTTTTATGTCGTTCATAAAGAGGTCGCAGAGGTTGCTTATTCAACCATTGATAATAGTCTGGCAGATCGAACTCTACCATCAAAGAATCGCTTATTAAATCATTCTCGAAGAGAAGGATGCATTCATCAGGCAGGCGCGCTCCAAGTTCATGAATCGCCTTGAGCTGTGGGGCAATCCTGTATACCATGCTGAGTTTTTTCTCTGCTTTCTGAATACGCTGGTCAGTTGCATCGGTCTCCTTCTCTGGTGGCGGACATGGACGCTCCATTTCCCAGTACTTCGGACTCCTCAGTCTTGTATCCTGAGCAAATAATCGTTGAAGAAGCGTTGTTCCTGTTCTCGGCAGACCTGTTATAAAAATTGGCCGTTCGATGGGCTGCTCGAGAATATCAGGAGAGGCGGCAAGCGTTGCGTCTATCTGTAAACGATTCGAAACACGCTCCATGATCAAATTTCGAAAGGCTATTCGCCCCATAGGCTTAAAACTGGGCTGCTGATTTGCGCTTTGCACTAGCACTTCAAGTGGTTCTCGAAATGAATCATCTATGATATTATTGATCTCGGAGTTCACCATAGCCTTCTGAATTATGGTTTCGGCATTCGCATCACCTACACGTATACCGATAGAACGGAGCAACCGCCCCACCATGTTGAAGATGCTAAATATTAATAAAATTATTCTATCTGACGGTTTCACTGACGGCTGTTTATTCTCCATTTTTTTATTCTTAATTTATTGATTCTGGTATTCGAAAATTCTGTATAAACTTTTTATATTTCTTGTTTAAATAAAACGTTTACATGAAATGTGTTGTAGAAGAACCTCTGCTTAAGATTTTGAGGGATTAATAGGCTTCACTTCCCTTAAATCGAAATAACCGTTATAACCCTTCATATAAACCGCCGCCCGGTGACCAAAAAGTAACATTGCCTCAGTTCTAGTTTCTAATTCTGTATCATAAAAGTCTGAGATTACTTTAGTTCCTACCGAATAGTCCTTATTCCATTGCTCAACCATATTTTTCGGGTCAAGAATTTCCTTTGATTCAACTGCTGGTTTTTCTTTTTTTGACTCTGACTCTTTGCTAATTACTGATGTTTCCACTTTCGAATTATCTGATGTGGTTTTGTCACTTTTCTCCTTGGTGGATTTGGCTTTTTGTTCGGGTTGATCCTCTGTAGGTTTTCCATTAGGAACGTATTCTTTTTTTATTGATCTAATTAATTTTGTCAGAACATCTCCTACTCCCAACTCTTCAAATTCCATCTCTCCCTTATCCAGTAAGTATTGAATGCTCTCAGCCCATCTTACGCAATTGGACATCTGATCAATTAAATTTTGAGAAATCTTTGTTGACCCGTATGGTTTGCCTGTTACATTGGCTATTACCGGGATATTGGGTTTTGAGAATTTTGTTTCCTTTACAAATTTACCAAATTCTGTTTCGGCCTCTTTCATATAGCGAGAGTGAAAAGCCCCGCTAGTATTTAACGGAATGAACATGGCATTTGCTTTTCCGAAATATGGCTGTGAATTATTAATATCTTCTTTCAACCCAGAAATGACGATTTGTGATGGAGAGTTAAGATTCGCAATGTCTATTGTGGTCAGATTCGCATCTTTCAGAATTTCCTGAATCTGTTGTTCTGTAGAATTTATAATAGCTGCCATCCCTCCGTTCTTGGCTTGGCTCATTAGTTCTCCTCTTTTTTTAACCAATTTCAGTCCATCCTCAAAACTAAATACTCCAGCAGCATATAATGCGTTATATTCTCCGAGGCTATGCCCTGCTAAAAAATCGGGTAATTTCTCGTCATCCTTAATTTTCTTCTGGTATGACAGGGCATTCACTACATAAAGTGCTGGCTGAGTATATTGGGTTTGATTCAATTTTTTATCAGGATCGTCCAAACAAAGTTCCTTTATCGAATATCCCAATATGATATCAGCTTGTTTTGTTAAATCAGGGAATTCATCAAACAGGTTTTCGCCCATTCCTTTTCTTTGTGATCCTTGGCCTGGAAATACGTATGTTTTCATAACTTTCTACTTGTTTAATCGAGTTATTTTCTTATTAATATTATTTTACCTGCCCCACACTTTAAATACGATAGATGTGCTTATTCCACAAAAACCAAATAAATTATTTATTACTATAGACATTATACTGATTAGATTATAATCATGCTGATTATCAGTGCTAAATATTACCAACTGATGCTTAATCTATATAAATTTAATGTCAATTTCAAAATTAAACTTTAATGTTCGTATATATTCGATTTATTCTTTAGCAAAAGCTCCTTTAAGGAAAAACATTATTTCTTTATCAGGAAAATCTATTTTTTCTGCTCACAGATATGAATTACAAAAATATTGTGAATAAAACTAGCCTTTCTTTTATACTAGTGCCTCTTCCGATAAACTGATTCCCAATTTCTCTATAGCTTTCAAATCATTTCCAAATTGATTTATCATTTGTAAAGAAATGGAACGGGAATCAGATGAAAGTATATACTTAACAAAAGTAGCCAGAGTTCCACTTGGACCTACATCGATAAAAATATAATCCCCCTTTTTAAGCATCCATTCAATTGTTTTCATAAAATCGACCGGGTATCGGATAACTTCCCAGAAATAATTCTTACTAATCTCATGGAGTGTCTCATTTTTCAATGAAGAAATCATTGGAATACCGATGGAAGATATATTTAATTTTGAGATCATCTGATTAAACTCCGATTCAATGGGATCTATTAGTTCCGTATGAAAACCATATTTGACCGGTAATTTTTGAGAGATTAAATTCATTTTATTCAAACCTTCTTGAAGATTCCTAATATCACTGGACAAACCGCTCACCACAAAACTCCTCTGAAAGTTTTTCCCAGTGACCCAACAGTTTTTAAAAAGGTCGGGGAATTCAGTCGTAATTTCTAACGATTCAATTACAGCCAGCATCTCTACTTGTGGCGTATTTTCTTCAGCAAGCCTTGCCATACCAACTACTACC
The sequence above is a segment of the Bacteroidales bacterium genome. Coding sequences within it:
- a CDS encoding sulfotransferase — encoded protein: MENKQPSVKPSDRIILLIFSIFNMVGRLLRSIGIRVGDANAETIIQKAMVNSEINNIIDDSFREPLEVLVQSANQQPSFKPMGRIAFRNLIMERVSNRLQIDATLAASPDILEQPIERPIFITGLPRTGTTLLQRLFAQDTRLRSPKYWEMERPCPPPEKETDATDQRIQKAEKKLSMVYRIAPQLKAIHELGARLPDECILLFENDLISDSLMVEFDLPDYYQWLNKQPLRPLYERHKKQLQLLQYRNRGERWVLKAPGHLRSLKSLMQVYPDACIIHLHRDPIETIPSAASLFMTSWSIFHDKVLPEKVGQFTLDLIGLWIDQAMEDRKQAESNPDSKVRFIDRNYKDLVVDPIATMRDLYDQCGLTWSSSVEQQMKLFLAENCQHKHGKHQYSLEQFGLKEEQVRERFAAYNKRFFKQ
- the fabD gene encoding ACP S-malonyltransferase, whose translation is MKTYVFPGQGSQRKGMGENLFDEFPDLTKQADIILGYSIKELCLDDPDKKLNQTQYTQPALYVVNALSYQKKIKDDEKLPDFLAGHSLGEYNALYAAGVFSFEDGLKLVKKRGELMSQAKNGGMAAIINSTEQQIQEILKDANLTTIDIANLNSPSQIVISGLKEDINNSQPYFGKANAMFIPLNTSGAFHSRYMKEAETEFGKFVKETKFSKPNIPVIANVTGKPYGSTKISQNLIDQMSNCVRWAESIQYLLDKGEMEFEELGVGDVLTKLIRSIKKEYVPNGKPTEDQPEQKAKSTKEKSDKTTSDNSKVETSVISKESESKKEKPAVESKEILDPKNMVEQWNKDYSVGTKVISDFYDTELETRTEAMLLFGHRAAVYMKGYNGYFDLREVKPINPSKS
- a CDS encoding acyltransferase domain-containing protein, whose product is MNRQIIFMFSGQGSQYYHMGKELYENHAQFKLWMDHCDKIVQPHIQISLIDILYSGRKKSESFDHLLYTNPALLCIEYSLVRVLMEMGVQPDFLLGYSLGEITASVVSGAISLEEGIEVVVGMARLAEENTPQVEMLAVIESLEITTEFPDLFKNCWVTGKNFQRSFVVSGLSSDIRNLQEGLNKMNLISQKLPVKYGFHTELIDPIESEFNQMISKLNISSIGIPMISSLKNETLHEISKNYFWEVIRYPVDFMKTIEWMLKKGDYIFIDVGPSGTLATFVKYILSSDSRSISLQMINQFGNDLKAIEKLGISLSEEALV